The Tolypothrix sp. NIES-4075 DNA window CTTGACTTACACGTTTGCGTCTCCAATTTTCACTGCGTCCCATCCAACGCTCAAAAATATCAAGATAGGGAATCCGTCTTTTACTGCAAGCGATGCGAGTAGCTTCTTTGTAGCGATACTGATCGGCGTGATTGTAATATAAACAATCTAAAAATGGCATCTTGGCTTCATCGACTGGCACCATCCCAACAAATAACACCGGACACAGTTGCTGTGCTTGTTCAAGTAAAGAAGCGATTTCTGATTCAAACACGGCAAAATCTGTATAATTGCGTCCATTAGGACGTGCCAACCGCGCTGAATCATTCACTCCGACTGAGAGAATAATTAAGTCGGGGACGCGGTTTCGCAGTTCTCCCCGATGGCGGAATTCAATTTCTAGTCTTTGTGCTACTTGTTGAGTGCGATCGCCTCGCACTCCCAAATTATAAACAATATGACCCGCACTATCCGGCGACATCCACGACCGCCGCAATCGCTCAACCCAGCCTCCCCCTTCTGGATCGCCAAATCCGTAAACTAAGCTATCTCCTAGTGCGACAATCTTTAAAGGCTGACATTGAGTTGGTCTAGACAGTTGCATTGAGGAAGAAGCTACAAGTGTGTGCATTTAAAAAAAATGTATTTTATATCTTTTAAAGATTCTATACATTTCTACACCATTTATGGGTAACTAATTTTTCTCTACTTAGATTATGGGGGATTGGTAATTGGTAGTTGGTAATTGGTAATGGGGATGAGAAAAGTATATTACCCATTCCCCGATTATGGGGGATTGGTAATTGGTAGTTGGTAGTTGGTAGTTGGTAATGGGGATGAGAAAAGTATATTACCCATTACCCATTCCCCATTACCCATCAAAGCACCATCGCGTAAGCTTTTTCATACTCATCGGTCATAGACTCGACGCTAAAGCGGCTAACAACATACTCCCGACAAGTCTGACGGTCTATTTTCATTGCATCTGGAACAACTTCAATCATTTTTTCCAGAGAGTGACAAACAAAACCAGTTTTGCCGTGAGCAATAACTTCTGATACTGAACCTAACCCCATACCAATTACAGGTGTACCGGTTGCCATTGACTCAATCATCACTAAACCAAAAGGTTCTCGCCAATTGATGGGAAATAAAGTGATTGTCGCTCCACCTAGCAGTTTAACTTTGTCTTCGTGGGAAATTTCACCTAAGTACTGAATCTGTTCGCCGTCAATTAGCGGTTCGACAAGTTCGGTATAAAAATTTTTGTCTACAACGTCAATTTTGCCAGCCATTTTCAAAGGTAAGCCAACCGCACGCGCTATTTTAATCGCTTGGACTGGTCCTTTTTCCGGAGATATTCGCCC harbors:
- a CDS encoding GDSL-type esterase/lipase family protein; protein product: MHTLVASSSMQLSRPTQCQPLKIVALGDSLVYGFGDPEGGGWVERLRRSWMSPDSAGHIVYNLGVRGDRTQQVAQRLEIEFRHRGELRNRVPDLIILSVGVNDSARLARPNGRNYTDFAVFESEIASLLEQAQQLCPVLFVGMVPVDEAKMPFLDCLYYNHADQYRYKEATRIACSKRRIPYLDIFERWMGRSENWRRKRVSQDGLHPNTQGYQALLEDVMNWEAIATYNSQTIAS